From one Lycium ferocissimum isolate CSIRO_LF1 chromosome 7, AGI_CSIRO_Lferr_CH_V1, whole genome shotgun sequence genomic stretch:
- the LOC132065479 gene encoding uncharacterized protein At2g27730, mitochondrial: MAARNAFRYVSRRLSSSGKVLSEEEKAAENVYIKKMEKEKLEKLARKGPKPEDQAATSAGGSGSVADAAPSAQSSSTPGVSNDKYRNYGVLAGLVTGIGALGWYLMSKDKKTEEVQD, encoded by the exons ATGGCAGCCAGGAATGCTTTCAGATATGTTTCTCGTAGGCTCTCAAGCAGTGGCAAGGTGTTAAGCGAGGAGGAAAAAGCTGCTGAAAATGTCTACATCAAG AAAATGGAGAAGGAGAAGCTGGAGAAGCTTGCACGCAAG GGTCCCAAGCCAGAAGATCAAGCTGCAACTAGCGCTGGTGGCTCAGGGTCAGTAGCTGATGCTGCACCAAGTGCCCAGTCCTCTTCCACACCCGGGGTGTCAAATGACAAGTACCGTAACTATGGCGTTCTAGCTGGACTTGTTACTGGTATTGGTGCTTTGGGTTGGTACTTGATGTCAAAGGACAAGAAGACAGAAGAAGTGCAGGATTGA